In Helicobacteraceae bacterium, a single genomic region encodes these proteins:
- the dkgB gene encoding 2,5-didehydrogluconate reductase DkgB has product MSVVPLFGVGTFRLKGEIARQSVSDALSIGYRAVDTAQIYDNEAEVGEAIAQSGVKREEIFLTTKVWITNFSKERFIPSLEESLNKLRSDFVDLALIHWPSPSGVPLRVYIEELIKAKQKGLTRHIGVSNFPNALLKEAIEIAGKGEIACNQVELSPWFQNRAVRRFAIANDVEIVSYMTLSYGKYLNDPVISKIAAARGIDNAGAVIAWAISKAIAVIPSSTSRAHLLSNLKASELRLGAEEIGAIDALERGARECDPEGLAPEWDN; this is encoded by the coding sequence ATGAGCGTTGTTCCGTTGTTTGGCGTTGGAACGTTCAGGCTAAAAGGCGAGATCGCGCGGCAATCCGTAAGCGACGCGCTGTCGATCGGCTATCGCGCCGTGGATACCGCGCAGATTTACGATAACGAAGCGGAGGTTGGAGAGGCGATCGCGCAAAGCGGCGTTAAGCGCGAAGAGATTTTTCTAACGACGAAGGTCTGGATAACCAACTTTTCTAAAGAGCGGTTTATTCCCTCGCTAGAGGAGAGCCTAAACAAGCTAAGAAGCGATTTTGTCGATCTGGCGCTGATTCATTGGCCCTCGCCTAGCGGCGTTCCCTTGCGCGTTTATATCGAGGAGCTAATCAAGGCGAAACAAAAGGGACTAACCAGACATATCGGCGTTTCCAACTTTCCCAACGCGCTACTTAAAGAGGCGATCGAGATCGCAGGCAAAGGGGAGATCGCGTGCAATCAGGTCGAGTTAAGCCCGTGGTTTCAAAACCGCGCGGTTCGCCGTTTCGCGATCGCAAACGACGTAGAGATCGTCTCGTATATGACGCTTAGCTACGGCAAATACCTAAACGATCCCGTTATATCCAAAATCGCGGCGGCGCGCGGTATCGATAACGCGGGCGCGGTTATAGCGTGGGCGATAAGCAAGGCGATAGCCGTAATTCCAAGCTCCACAAGCAGGGCGCATCTGCTTAGCAACCTTAAAGCGAGCGAGTTGCGACTAGGCGCGGAGGAGATTGGCGCGATCGACGCTTTGGAGCGCGGCGCGCGCGAATGCGACCCCGAAGGTTTGGCGCCCGAATGGGACAATTAG
- the infC gene encoding translation initiation factor IF-3 → MNNTPPSFAPRDKEKRTLVNEQIVRFCDEVRCIGNDGGQLGVILSRQALQLAFDQNLELVLISPEANPPVAKIMDFGKYKYEQEKRAKEAKKKQKLVEVKEIKLTAKIAQNDLNYKIKHALEFLEDGKHVKFRVFLKGREMANPSVGFDVLQSVLQMVGNAATIEKEPFLDGRFVSMHAVPKKK, encoded by the coding sequence TTGAACAACACCCCCCCAAGTTTCGCCCCAAGAGACAAGGAAAAAAGAACGCTCGTCAACGAGCAGATCGTCAGGTTCTGCGACGAGGTTAGGTGTATCGGAAACGACGGAGGGCAACTCGGCGTTATATTGTCGCGTCAAGCGTTGCAGTTAGCCTTTGATCAAAACCTTGAGCTTGTGCTTATCTCGCCCGAAGCAAACCCGCCGGTGGCGAAGATTATGGACTTTGGCAAATATAAATACGAGCAGGAAAAACGCGCCAAAGAGGCGAAAAAGAAGCAAAAACTTGTCGAGGTCAAGGAGATTAAACTAACCGCCAAGATCGCGCAAAACGATCTGAACTATAAGATCAAGCACGCGCTAGAGTTTTTGGAGGACGGCAAACACGTGAAATTTCGCGTGTTTTTGAAGGGGCGCGAGATGGCGAATCCAAGCGTAGGTTTCGATGTGCTACAATCCGTCCTCCAAATGGTCGGAAACGCGGCGACAATAGAAAAAGAGCCTTTTTTAGACGGGCGATTTGTGAGTATGCACGCGGTTCCTAAGAAAAAGTAA
- a CDS encoding MBL fold metallo-hydrolase produces MSNKATKYTIAEHKNYLNYLPFGDTEDFERAKRGLIAKADGLIIKNDKGQIVWRLDELENLLRSETPDTVNPSLWRHEKLNTIAGLFEVASGVYQIRGFDLANLTLIKSQNGYIAIDPLGCVETAKAAIEFAEKSLGEIKIAAIVVTHSHWDHFGGISALVNQADIDSGTISLVVPDQFTEELVSENIFVGAAMNRRSVYQFGNALETNAEGFVGSGLGNGASVGISAPLKPNVIVKNKIEELAIDGIKFVFLLTPDAEAPSEMCFYLPDFKALCAAEIVTYHQHNILPFRGAQARSALAWSKHIDDMLVLFGDKSEALILTHHFPQWGADNITKLLIKQRDLYKFANDQTVRLINKGYTQSEIAESLELPDSLAKHWFARGYYGHLKHNVKAVYQRYLGWFDCNPANLNPLPPEESGKKFVELMGGIDEVVKKAQKLYENGEYRFAAQVLNHAVFGYPQNEAARELLALTYEQLGYQAESATWRNLYLTGALELREGAKKRGGLSTLGSEIIKFIPIEMLFDYIAVWLNPQKADNKTIALNISIDAQIWSVRLSNSVLSARKNTAKDASASYVLTREELNDIAVSFEAPKYPLLNDILSLLERPALNDFNIAEP; encoded by the coding sequence ATGTCAAATAAAGCGACCAAATACACGATAGCCGAACATAAAAATTATCTGAACTACTTGCCGTTTGGCGATACGGAAGACTTTGAGCGCGCCAAAAGAGGATTGATAGCCAAAGCCGACGGTTTGATTATAAAAAACGACAAAGGACAAATCGTCTGGCGGCTGGATGAATTGGAAAATCTTCTGCGAAGCGAAACGCCCGATACGGTTAATCCGAGTTTATGGCGGCATGAGAAGCTAAATACAATCGCGGGGTTGTTTGAGGTTGCGTCGGGTGTTTATCAAATTCGCGGTTTTGATTTGGCTAATCTTACGCTGATTAAATCGCAAAACGGTTATATCGCTATCGATCCGCTTGGCTGCGTTGAAACGGCAAAGGCGGCTATAGAGTTTGCCGAAAAAAGTTTGGGGGAGATAAAAATCGCGGCGATTGTCGTTACGCATAGCCATTGGGATCATTTTGGCGGTATCAGCGCGTTAGTAAATCAAGCGGATATCGATAGCGGGACAATATCGCTTGTCGTTCCCGACCAATTTACCGAAGAGCTTGTGAGCGAAAATATCTTTGTCGGCGCGGCTATGAATAGAAGGTCTGTTTATCAGTTTGGAAACGCGCTTGAAACAAACGCCGAAGGTTTTGTCGGCAGCGGACTTGGCAATGGCGCGAGCGTCGGCATTTCCGCGCCTCTAAAACCAAACGTGATCGTTAAAAACAAAATCGAAGAGCTTGCAATAGACGGCATAAAATTTGTCTTTTTGCTAACGCCCGACGCCGAAGCGCCTTCCGAGATGTGCTTTTATCTGCCCGATTTCAAAGCGCTGTGCGCGGCTGAAATCGTTACTTACCACCAACACAATATACTGCCGTTTCGCGGCGCGCAGGCAAGATCGGCGCTGGCGTGGTCAAAACATATCGACGATATGCTTGTCCTTTTTGGCGATAAAAGCGAGGCGCTTATTTTGACGCACCATTTCCCGCAATGGGGCGCAGATAACATAACAAAGCTGCTTATCAAACAGCGCGATCTATATAAATTCGCAAACGATCAAACGGTGAGACTGATAAATAAAGGCTACACCCAAAGTGAAATCGCCGAATCTTTGGAGCTACCCGATTCGCTTGCCAAACATTGGTTCGCGCGCGGCTATTACGGACATTTGAAACATAATGTCAAAGCGGTTTATCAGCGCTATTTGGGCTGGTTTGACTGCAATCCCGCAAACTTAAATCCGCTGCCGCCCGAAGAGAGCGGAAAAAAGTTTGTCGAGCTTATGGGCGGAATCGACGAAGTTGTGAAAAAAGCGCAAAAGCTCTATGAAAACGGCGAATACCGCTTTGCGGCGCAGGTTCTAAATCACGCGGTTTTTGGCTATCCGCAAAACGAGGCGGCAAGAGAGCTTTTGGCGCTTACGTATGAACAACTTGGCTATCAAGCCGAAAGCGCAACTTGGCGCAATCTATATCTAACGGGCGCGCTGGAGCTAAGAGAGGGCGCAAAAAAACGCGGTGGATTAAGCACGCTCGGAAGCGAAATTATCAAATTTATACCGATTGAAATGCTGTTTGACTATATCGCCGTTTGGTTAAATCCGCAAAAAGCGGACAATAAAACAATCGCCCTAAACATCTCGATCGACGCTCAAATATGGAGCGTTCGCCTCTCTAACAGCGTTTTAAGCGCGCGGAAAAATACCGCCAAAGACGCAAGCGCGTCGTATGTTCTTACGCGCGAAGAGTTAAACGACATCGCAGTTAGCTTTGAAGCGCCGAAATATCCGCTGCTTAACGATATATTATCATTGCTTGAGCGTCCGGCTTTGAATGATTTTAATATCGCCGAGCCATAA
- the rplT gene encoding 50S ribosomal protein L20, which translates to MRVKTGFVRRRRHKKLLKQARGFFSGRHKHFRKAKEQLERSLVYAYRDRKNNKRNFRSLWITRINAACRLSGISYSKFINGLSKANIGLDRKVLADLAMNEPASFAAIAEQVKKAIA; encoded by the coding sequence ATGAGAGTAAAAACAGGTTTTGTCCGCAGACGCAGGCATAAAAAACTATTAAAACAGGCGCGCGGCTTTTTTAGCGGAAGGCATAAACACTTTCGCAAGGCGAAGGAACAGCTTGAAAGAAGTCTTGTTTACGCCTATCGCGATCGCAAAAACAATAAACGCAATTTCCGATCGCTCTGGATCACGCGCATTAACGCCGCCTGCCGATTAAGCGGCATAAGTTACTCCAAGTTTATTAACGGCTTAAGCAAGGCGAATATCGGGCTGGATCGCAAGGTTTTAGCCGATCTGGCTATGAACGAACCCGCGTCGTTTGCCGCTATCGCCGAACAGGTAAAAAAGGCGATCGCCTAA
- the thrS gene encoding threonine--tRNA ligase, translated as MSEIIGVKTPDGVFDLATAKERSLNGSPIAYDDSQEALSIIRHSSAHLMAQAIKLLYPDAQFFVGPVVEEGFYYDFKTSAKIGADDLKTVEKTMKKLAAQALPIEKYEISKQEALDRYGDDPLKTEVLSHIDAPKVTIYKQGGFEDLCRGPHAPNTKYLRHAKLTKLAGAYIGGDNSREMLTRIYGIAFSSEESLKAWETRMIEAEKRDHRKLGGELGLFKFSDEIGGGLAIWLPAGARLRAKLEALSFRAHKRRGYQPVRGPEILRSSLWDKSGHIANYGENMYFTKIDENEYGLKPMNCVGHIAVYESQTRSFRDLPLKFFEFGTVHRHEQSGVLHGLLRVREFTQDDAHIFCREDQIGEEIEKILEFIDRLMKLFGFTYALTLSTKPDKAIGEDRLWEKSTAEIEKVLKKRGDYLLDIGGGAFYGPKIDVMITDAIGRKWQCGTVQVDMNLPERFDLLYMTAQNERARPVMLHRAMMGSMERFIAILIEHYGGELPFFIAPTQVAIVTVGETHVAYAKEIEEVLRLNDIDTELYDRDETLAKKIRVAEKSRVPFIVVVGDEEVKNRAVALRDRRAKSQTTIGLDDFVKLCIEKNNEESL; from the coding sequence TAAACGGCTCGCCTATCGCCTACGACGACTCTCAAGAAGCGCTATCCATTATACGCCACTCTTCGGCGCACCTGATGGCGCAAGCTATTAAACTACTCTATCCCGACGCGCAGTTTTTTGTGGGACCCGTCGTGGAGGAGGGCTTTTACTACGATTTCAAAACCTCCGCCAAAATCGGCGCGGATGACCTAAAAACCGTCGAAAAGACGATGAAAAAACTCGCCGCGCAAGCCCTTCCGATTGAAAAATACGAAATTAGCAAACAAGAGGCGCTTGATCGCTACGGAGACGATCCGCTTAAAACCGAAGTGTTAAGCCATATCGACGCGCCAAAGGTAACCATCTACAAACAGGGCGGCTTCGAGGACCTATGCAGGGGACCCCACGCGCCGAACACCAAATATCTGCGGCACGCGAAACTTACCAAGCTCGCGGGCGCCTATATCGGCGGCGATAACTCCCGCGAAATGCTTACGAGAATCTACGGCATAGCGTTTTCCTCCGAAGAGTCGCTTAAAGCGTGGGAGACGCGCATGATCGAAGCCGAAAAGCGCGATCACCGAAAGCTAGGCGGCGAGCTTGGTCTGTTTAAGTTTTCCGACGAGATTGGCGGCGGTCTCGCGATCTGGCTACCCGCCGGCGCTAGGCTCAGGGCGAAACTAGAGGCGCTTAGTTTCAGAGCGCACAAAAGGCGCGGTTATCAGCCCGTAAGAGGACCTGAAATTTTGCGCTCCAGTCTATGGGATAAGAGCGGTCATATCGCCAATTACGGCGAAAATATGTATTTTACGAAGATCGACGAGAACGAATACGGCTTAAAACCGATGAACTGCGTGGGGCATATCGCCGTTTATGAGTCGCAAACGAGGAGTTTTCGCGATCTGCCGCTCAAGTTTTTCGAGTTCGGCACGGTTCATCGCCACGAGCAGAGCGGCGTTTTGCACGGGCTTTTGCGCGTTCGCGAATTTACGCAGGACGACGCGCATATCTTCTGCCGCGAGGATCAGATCGGCGAGGAGATTGAAAAGATTCTGGAGTTTATCGATCGTCTGATGAAGCTGTTCGGTTTCACATACGCGCTGACGCTTTCCACCAAACCCGACAAGGCGATCGGCGAGGATCGTCTGTGGGAAAAATCGACGGCTGAAATCGAGAAGGTTTTGAAAAAGCGCGGCGATTACCTGCTCGATATTGGCGGCGGCGCGTTTTACGGACCGAAGATCGACGTTATGATCACCGACGCGATCGGTAGAAAATGGCAGTGCGGCACGGTGCAGGTGGATATGAATCTGCCAGAGAGATTCGATCTGCTCTATATGACCGCGCAAAACGAGCGCGCTCGCCCCGTGATGCTCCACCGCGCGATGATGGGTTCGATGGAGCGTTTTATCGCGATCTTGATCGAGCATTACGGCGGGGAGCTGCCGTTTTTTATCGCGCCTACGCAGGTTGCGATCGTAACGGTTGGCGAAACGCACGTCGCTTACGCGAAAGAGATTGAAGAAGTTTTGCGATTGAACGATATTGATACGGAACTATACGATCGCGACGAAACGCTCGCGAAAAAGATTCGCGTCGCGGAAAAAAGCCGCGTTCCGTTTATCGTCGTCGTAGGCGACGAGGAGGTAAAAAACCGCGCCGTCGCTCTGCGCGATCGACGAGCCAAGTCGCAAACGACAATCGGGTTAGACGATTTCGTCAAACTCTGTATAGAAAAAAACAACGAGGAAAGCCTTTGA
- a CDS encoding glycosyltransferase: MYNLTIVITNHNRPKIILPVLDSIFSQSVQGVDIDVLIIDDYSTDAIDPKDLEQYKGKVNVHRLAQNHGVNAARKIGCAMATGDFVMCADDDDPFVEGGLQKAFDAIFSFENWQNRSAFGFMRTNATSAPFEDFFFWDEALFIKYRENYMSLGGDFVYIYQRKLCDFNFETYEIAKTIGAESYGVVRNFVKYYEPSKACPMWKIAVIQSGDADASVNRLTNINNALLKANAFAAWQQAEIEEMEETGFDRKTPKYYRRRIKGLYIYLLLDNRRNEALRVLRTKPAGIGAKIFLSPLALLPPKAVFWLLKLYRKLFAAPLIRRIRIAIASKT; the protein is encoded by the coding sequence ATGTATAACCTAACGATAGTTATAACCAATCATAATCGCCCCAAGATTATACTGCCCGTGTTGGATTCGATTTTCTCCCAAAGCGTTCAAGGCGTAGATATAGACGTATTGATTATTGACGACTATTCTACCGACGCGATCGATCCAAAAGACCTTGAACAATACAAAGGCAAAGTTAACGTCCATCGTTTAGCGCAAAATCACGGCGTTAACGCCGCGCGCAAGATCGGTTGCGCGATGGCGACGGGCGATTTTGTTATGTGCGCGGACGACGACGATCCTTTTGTGGAGGGCGGGCTTCAAAAAGCCTTCGACGCTATTTTTTCGTTTGAAAATTGGCAAAACCGCTCGGCTTTTGGTTTTATGCGCACAAACGCGACAAGCGCTCCGTTCGAAGATTTTTTCTTTTGGGACGAAGCGCTGTTTATTAAGTATCGTGAAAATTATATGTCGCTTGGCGGCGATTTTGTCTATATATATCAAAGAAAACTTTGCGATTTTAATTTTGAGACGTATGAGATCGCCAAAACGATCGGCGCGGAATCATACGGCGTCGTCAGAAATTTCGTTAAATATTACGAGCCTTCCAAAGCTTGTCCTATGTGGAAAATCGCGGTTATACAATCAGGCGACGCGGACGCGAGCGTTAATCGCCTAACCAACATAAATAACGCGCTGTTAAAAGCCAACGCTTTCGCCGCGTGGCAACAGGCGGAAATCGAAGAGATGGAAGAGACGGGTTTTGATCGAAAAACGCCTAAATATTACCGCCGCAGAATCAAAGGGTTGTATATTTATCTGCTTTTGGATAATCGCCGAAACGAAGCGCTCCGCGTTTTACGAACAAAACCAGCGGGGATCGGCGCTAAAATCTTTTTATCGCCTTTGGCGCTTCTGCCCCCCAAAGCGGTCTTTTGGCTTTTGAAGCTCTATCGCAAACTCTTCGCCGCGCCGCTAATTAGACGCATACGCATAGCGATCGCTTCAAAAACTTAA
- the raiA gene encoding ribosome-associated translation inhibitor RaiA, with product MNASIVARRLELTDAMREYVAKAVEQLEKYNLDIIAVKTIVEDEGKRGKTAALVEFTIQLAHRDTIVIKQTDKDFYAAVDFAIERAKKALRRYKDRVSDKIGKEVPHKYEADIPALYSDIDDEEVIEAAPEFSFSRDEALTYLKETGLSFVAFGDKESGKLRILYRRKDGRFGLY from the coding sequence ATGAACGCTAGTATCGTAGCCAGAAGACTGGAGCTAACCGACGCGATGCGCGAATATGTCGCCAAGGCGGTCGAACAGCTGGAAAAATACAACCTTGATATTATCGCGGTCAAAACGATTGTCGAAGACGAAGGCAAACGCGGCAAAACGGCGGCGTTGGTGGAATTCACCATTCAATTGGCGCATAGGGACACAATCGTTATCAAACAGACGGACAAAGATTTCTACGCCGCCGTCGATTTCGCGATCGAGCGCGCGAAAAAGGCGCTTCGCCGCTACAAGGACAGAGTAAGCGACAAGATCGGCAAAGAGGTTCCGCACAAATACGAGGCGGATATTCCCGCGCTTTACAGCGATATAGACGACGAGGAGGTGATCGAAGCCGCGCCCGAGTTTAGCTTCTCGCGCGACGAGGCGCTGACCTATCTAAAGGAGACGGGCTTGTCGTTTGTGGCTTTCGGCGACAAAGAGAGCGGCAAACTTCGCATTCTCTATCGAAGAAAAGACGGGCGTTTTGGGCTGTATTAG
- the rpmI gene encoding 50S ribosomal protein L35: MPKMKTKKAAAKRFSVKKNVIKRGSAFRSHILTKKSRKTKRSLRSAQHVHSSNEAGVKRMLGL, from the coding sequence ATGCCGAAGATGAAGACTAAAAAAGCCGCCGCGAAGCGTTTTTCCGTCAAGAAAAACGTTATCAAACGCGGAAGCGCTTTTAGAAGCCACATTCTTACGAAAAAGAGCAGAAAAACCAAACGTTCCCTACGCTCGGCGCAACACGTTCATTCGTCGAACGAGGCTGGCGTAAAGCGAATGCTCGGTTTGTAA
- a CDS encoding alpha-1,2-fucosyltransferase: MVIARIMGGLGNQLFQYAIARSVALKRGDVLKLDATYFDEFKAHGGFRLNAFCIDAPLATIKEIKRLAPRSRLLHRLARKGIFHYKKKSFCIEKRTEESHFAPRVFDYKNDVYLSGYFCNEGYFADIRAVLLDDLKLLTPISKAAQAYLEQIKSSNGVSVHVRLGDIKNDCHKIGAKSVIGEVRKPMLSVEYYKNAIQRAREIQRDPIFFIFSNDIAWCKANLGFITNAVFIDQTQNELEDLELMRNCKLNIIANSTFSYWAAWLNINDGKRAIAPKIWYENWRGYDPCPSDWERA; the protein is encoded by the coding sequence ATGGTGATCGCTAGGATTATGGGCGGGCTGGGCAATCAGCTGTTTCAATACGCGATCGCCCGATCGGTCGCGCTAAAACGCGGCGACGTTCTCAAGCTCGACGCGACCTACTTCGACGAGTTCAAAGCGCACGGCGGTTTTCGGCTGAACGCCTTTTGTATTGACGCGCCGCTTGCTACGATCAAAGAAATAAAGCGGCTCGCGCCTAGATCGCGCCTATTGCATAGATTGGCGCGAAAGGGGATTTTTCATTACAAGAAAAAGAGTTTTTGTATAGAAAAGCGCACGGAAGAGAGTCATTTCGCGCCGCGCGTTTTCGACTATAAAAACGACGTATATCTAAGCGGTTATTTTTGCAACGAGGGCTATTTTGCCGATATTCGCGCCGTTTTGCTCGACGATCTAAAGTTGCTAACGCCTATTAGCAAAGCGGCGCAAGCATATTTAGAGCAAATAAAAAGCTCGAACGGCGTTTCCGTTCATGTTCGTTTGGGCGACATAAAAAACGACTGCCATAAAATCGGAGCAAAAAGCGTTATCGGCGAAGTTAGAAAACCTATGCTAAGCGTTGAATACTACAAAAACGCGATACAAAGGGCGCGCGAAATCCAACGCGATCCGATATTTTTTATCTTTAGCAACGACATTGCGTGGTGCAAGGCAAATCTAGGGTTTATTACAAACGCGGTTTTTATCGATCAAACGCAAAACGAATTGGAGGATTTAGAGCTAATGCGAAATTGCAAGCTCAACATAATCGCCAACTCAACTTTCAGCTATTGGGCGGCTTGGCTGAACATCAACGACGGCAAACGGGCGATCGCTCCAAAAATATGGTATGAAAATTGGCGCGGTTACGATCCCTGCCCCTCAGATTGGGAGCGCGCATGA
- a CDS encoding YmdB family metallophosphoesterase, with translation MRLLFIGDIVGKAGRNAVKIRLERVKREHSIDFCVANGENIAHGFGITAKTADELFNAGVDLLTGGNHTWDKKEIFALLDHKPIIRPLNFPSGAPGKGTWIARVGERSAAIVNLMGFHNMGVVDNPFHAILKTVASLQSEKIAHIMIDFHSETTAEKNALLKLLEGKVSVIVGTHTHVGSDDLLIASGVGYVSDIGLSGIRSEVIGMDSAEPIRRYLTGIKQSFEPIDRGRSIFQAIVFDIDDNGACVDCYKIKAFDDGDPFISMRHGGGW, from the coding sequence TTGAGACTTCTGTTTATCGGCGATATTGTGGGAAAAGCGGGGCGCAACGCCGTTAAAATCCGCCTTGAGCGCGTTAAGCGGGAGCATAGTATCGATTTTTGCGTCGCAAACGGCGAAAATATCGCGCACGGTTTTGGAATCACCGCGAAAACCGCCGACGAGCTGTTCAACGCGGGAGTCGATCTGCTAACGGGCGGCAACCACACGTGGGATAAAAAGGAGATTTTCGCGCTGTTAGATCATAAGCCGATTATCCGCCCGCTTAACTTTCCGAGCGGCGCGCCCGGCAAAGGAACGTGGATCGCGCGCGTTGGCGAACGCAGCGCGGCGATCGTCAATCTAATGGGCTTTCATAATATGGGAGTCGTCGATAACCCGTTTCACGCGATTTTGAAAACCGTAGCGTCGCTACAGAGCGAGAAGATCGCCCATATTATGATCGACTTTCACAGCGAAACGACCGCCGAGAAAAACGCGCTTTTGAAACTGCTGGAAGGCAAAGTTAGCGTTATTGTCGGCACGCACACCCACGTAGGCTCCGACGATCTGCTGATCGCGAGCGGCGTCGGCTACGTCAGCGATATAGGTCTTAGCGGGATACGAAGCGAGGTGATCGGAATGGATAGCGCCGAGCCGATCAGACGCTATCTGACGGGCATAAAACAGAGTTTCGAGCCGATCGATCGCGGTCGCTCTATTTTTCAGGCGATCGTTTTTGATATCGACGATAACGGCGCGTGCGTCGATTGCTACAAGATCAAAGCCTTTGACGACGGCGATCCGTTTATATCTATGCGACACGGGGGCGGCTGGTGA